The sequence ATGGTGGATGAGGAGCTTAAGCTCAGCTTCGCCAATGATATAGTGCTGATGAAGTACATAGGCATACGTCCCATAATAGTCCACGGCGGCGGTCCCCAGATAGGGGATATGCTGAAGAAGCTGAATATAAAAACTGAGTTCGTTTCAGGGATGCGTATTACGGACGCAGAAACTATGAATGTTGTGGAAATGGTTCTGGCGGGCAAAATAAATAAAGATATAGTGAGACTGATAAATAAAAACGGCGGTGTCGCCATAGGTCTTTCCGGCAAGGACGGAAACCTTATCCGCGCCGAGAAACTCCGCCTTGAGGATGATCCGGCATTCATCAGAACGCCGGAGATAATCGATCTCGGTCATGTGGGCAGGGTGAAAAGTGTTAATGTCGGCGTGCTTGAAAAGCTCGCTGACAGCTATATCCCCGTTATAGCCCCCGTTGGTGTGGGCGATGATTACGAGGCGTACAACATAAACGCCGATCTTGTGGCGGGCAGCATAGCCGCCGCGCTTAAGGCGGAGAAGCTGGTTCTTCTCACTGATGTGCCGTATGTCATGGATAAGGAGAAAAAACGCATCTCCACCATACACCTTGATGATGTGGATAAAATGAAGCTGGATGAAGTTGTCACAGGGGGGATGATCCCCAAGGTGGACTGCGCTGCGGAAGCTGTGAGAGGCGGTGTGAAAAAGGCGCACATCATAGACGGGCGTGTGCAGCACTCTGTACTGCTTGAAATGTTCACAACGTCCGGCATCGGCACGCAGATAGTGGAATAATGCACAGAAATCTTATCCCTCAGAGCTTCATAACTGATATAGTCGCCCCTGCCTGCGGAAGTGACAAGCGGATTCTTGAGGCGTTTCTCACAACTCCGCGGGCTAAGTTCATTGATGAGGCAATGTGCCGCCGTCCTTATGCGGATGACGCTTTGCCCATCGGCTTCGGGCAGACAATCTCCAAGCCCTCAACGGTTGCCCTCATGACCAAGGCGCTTCAGGTGGATAAAAACCACAGGGTGCTTGAAATAGGCAGCGGCTCCGGCTTTCAGGCTGCAATCCTCAGCAGACTCTGCGCAAGGGTCTACACAGTCGAGAGAATACCCGAGCTTTACCGCAGGGCAATGAGCATCATTCACAAAATGCGGATTATCAATATCAAATTTAAACTGGATGACGGAAACCTCGGCTGGGCGGAAAATGGTCCGTATGACAGGATTATAGCCACTGCTGAGGCTAAGGATCTGCCGCCGGAGCTTATCGCTCAGCTTGCGGAAGGCGGCATAATGCTGATTCCTCTTGGTGGATCAATTATTGAGATCGTTAAGGAAAACGGGGAGACCCGCCGCCGTAAAATTGCAGATTGCAGCTTTGTTGATTTTGTGTGCGGGAAATAGAACGATATTTTCTTAGGGATGTCAGGTATTTCTGTATCAAGCGTTCAAAAGGTGTCAATTTCTTTTTCTTATCAAACTCATGTCTTGGATTTGTCAAATCAGATCAAATTAATCCAAATGGTAATTTTCCCCTTCCCATTTCAATAGAACTGCGTTAAATTATTACTTGTCAAGCGAAGTTGATCAGGAAAAGCAATTTTTTTGATTCTCAGCCTGACGTCTGTCGGCAGGAAATTGTCACGTTCCGTATATCGTGAAAGGTGTGCGGCTCTTCATTCTTATTCAGGTTCGTGGCAGCACGGTATTGATCATGTTTTTATTTTATTTTTTTACGGAGTGTTTATGATCAACGATGATATACTGCAGAAAAGCGAACCGGAAATCGATGAAGAAACCGATGTTGAAATAGACATCAGCATCGACATCGAAGAGGAAGTGGTCCAGATCGAAGTCGAGGATATAAAACCCGACTACAACTCCGAAGATCTGGAAGTTTTCAAAATATATCTCAATGAAATCTCCCGTTATCCTGTCCTCACCAGAGAGGAGGAAGTTGATCTCGCCAAAGGGATCGAGCAGTCTGACAGGGCGGCGAAGGAGATGATGATCAAGTGCAATCTGCGTCTTGTGGTTTCCATCGCAAAAAAATATATCAACAGAGGCATGAACCTTGTGGATCTTGTTGAGGAAGGGAACATCGGTCTTCTGAAAGCTGTTGAGAAATTTGACTACACCAAGGGCTTCAAATTCAGCACATACGCCACGTGGTGGATCCGTCAGGCTATTGAGCGCGCCATCATAAACCAGTGCCGCATGGTGCGCATTCCCGTGCACATGTCGGAGAATATCAGCAAGGTGCTTAAGGTTCAGGCGGATCTCCAGCAGAAGTTCGGGCGGGAACCGTCAATTCTGGAAATATCAACGGCGGCGAAGATGCCGCTTTCCGCCCTGAAAAAGGTTTTTGACGCGATCAAGCAGGACACTTCGCTGGATATGCCCGTCGGCGGTGACGAAAGCAGCACCCTGCACGAATTTATAGCTGATGATGAAAAATACCTCGATCCGTATATGAAGATAGAGTCCGAGAGCAAAAAGGACACGATCTTCAAATGGCTCACATTTTTAAGCGACAATGAGAGAGAGATAATAATCCGCCGTTACGGGCTCAGCGGGAACGATCCCGAGACCCTTGAGGCGATCGGCGCTGATCTGGGCATAACCCGTGAGAGAGTGCGCCAGATAGAGAAACGGGTGCTCAGCAAGCTGAGAAACCTGCTGAAAACAAAGAATATATCTTTGGAGGAACTGCTTTAATGACATTTACGCCCGAAGAACTTGCTCACAGGCTGGAAAAATTCAGAACTAACCTCACTAAGCAGGATGCGGGCTGGGAAAAAGCAGTCCTCATGGACAGAATAAACAATTACTATTTCACCGGAACTTTGCAGAACGGCGTGCTTGTTGTCCCCCGTGACGGAGCCGCCGTTTTTTATGTGCGCCGCAGCTTTGAAAGGGCTGTGGAGGAATCGGCATTTCCTGAAATTATACCCTTCAAGAGTTTTAAGGAGCTTAAGCTTGAAAGCGGCGGAACTCTTTACTGTGATATGGAGAAGATCCCCCTCGCCCACTTTGAGCGTTTCGGCAAATATTTCACCTTTGAGAAGGTGAAGTCCGCTGACCTCGCAGTAGCCAAGGCAATGGCAGTGAAATCCGCGGCTGAGCTTGAACTCATGGAAGCCTGCGGCGAGATACACAGAGGCGTTCTGGAGGAGTTTATTCCGTCGGTTCTGCGGGAAGGGATGAGCGAAGTTGAACTCGGCGCCCTTGTTCAGGGAGAGATGCTGAGAAGAGGACACCACGCCGTGACGAGAACCGGAGGCTTCGGAAGCGAGCTTCATCTGGGTCTCTTCTGCTTCGGTGAGAGCGCTCTGTATTTCAACACATTCGACGGCCCGGGCGGAATCAGGGGGCTGCACCCCGCAGTGCCTTTGTTCGGCAATCATCATATAAAGCTCAAAAAGCATTCACCCGTGTTTGTGGATATAGGCTGCAACGTTGGCGGCTATCACACTGATAAAACCTGCATCTACACTATAGGCAGTCTTCCCGCTCAGGCTATGGAGTTTCATGAGGTCTGCGTGAGTATGCAGAATAAAGCGGCTGCCATGCTCAAGCCGGGCGCATTGCCTTCTGAGGTTTTCAGGAGGCACATTGAAGGCGTCGGCGAGGAATTTCTCAGGGAGTACAACGGGTTCGGAGTGGGGAAGGTCAAGTTTCTCGGTCACGGAATCGGTCTGCATATAGACCAGTACCCTGTTCTTGCCGAAGGGTTTGAGGAACCTATTGAGGAGAATATGGTTCTCGCTGTTGAGCCCAAAAGAGGCATAGCGGGACTTGGCATGGTCGGCGTGGAGAACACCTTTGTCGTGACTCCAGACGGCGGCAGAAGCATCACCGGACACAGGTTCGGTGTTATCGAAGTCTGATAAGCTCATAATATTTTTTACTTCTTAATCCTGAGAGAACCTTTCCCAAGAAACTGGTTCTTTGTAACTTCTAAAATACAAGCCTATGCTTTCTCTGCGGATCAGGTGAGTTTTTGAAGGGTTTCAGGGAAACTTTGTTCCTAAAAAGTTTCCCTGAGGGCTGTATCAATACCAAAGAGTTACAATGCTTTGCCGAAATAAAAGTGTTCAGTTCCGAAAATCTTCTCTTCAATCAGCCCTGATTCCAGCATATCTTCTATTATATCTGAGACCGCTGTTTCTTCCGAACCGAAGACGGCGCATATCTCCCTAACCGTGCAGGGGCGCATTCTGAGGAGAGCGGCTATCCTCTCCGGCAGGTTTTCATCCGCTCCCTTGCTGAGAGCCTTAACGAAGTTGCCGACAGGCTCCACATTTATTCCGAAGTCTTTGAAAAAGAGGAATGCGTCTATGAGCTCTTCTTCATTAAGCCCTCTTGTGCCGGAATATGCGGGCGGGCGGAACACTGTGTTCACCTGTACCATGTCGTATCTGCACTGTTTTATCACTTCTGCTATGGCGGCCATCTCTTCCTTTGTGTTGTTTATCCCTTTTACCAGAAGAACTTCGAGATAAATTTTTCCGCTGAAACTGTGGGTGAAGTCCGCTAAGGCTCTGTTGATTTCATTAATGTCAAGCTCCGGCGCCGGTCTGTTTACTGCCTGAAATGCTCTGTCAGTAGCAGCGTCAAGACTGGGAACGACTATATCGAAAAGCATCAGTGCCTCACGCACATCAGGATCGGTGATTGTTGTGCTGTTGGTGAGGATCGCCAGCGGATGCGATGATATTTCCTTTATTCTGCCGGCTATTTCGGCGAGATTTTTATTCAGTGTCGGTTCCCCTGAACCAGTCACAGTTAGCACATCCAGAGAGTTTTGTTCTTTGACGTATTCTCTGCGGAATTCATCAATAATATCATCCGTATTGAAGTATTTCTCACGCCCGCAGGAAAGCTCTGTGGTTTTGCCTACCTCACAGTAAACGCAGTCAAGGCTGCATATTTTTGAGGGTATTATGTCTATGCCCAGTGAACGTCCGAGTCTTCTTGAGGGAACCGGACCGAAAATGTATCTTCCTGCCATATGTATTCTCCGTAAAGGAACAATATAGTCCAAAAATACGGAATTTCAAACCCGAACAGTTTATTGATTATTCACTTCAATAATTTATGAACATACGTGATGCTGCGTCACACGTTTTTTTATTTTCGTATTACCAAAAATGTTTAAACAAAAATGGTTTATAACACTGTTAGAGTTGATCTTGTGAGCGTATGGTGATAATCTTGCAGTAAAGAGAGGGTCAGGCATGTGTGGCTTATGCTCTTGTTATCAGCGCTTTTTTGAGTGGGCGTCCGGTTTCCGGCAGCCTGTTTTTGTGCGCTTATGAAACGATGCGTAACGTTAACTGCCGAATATCAGAAAAATGTTTTAGGACAAAACAATATGCTTGGTAATATCAGAATATGCCGGTTTATGAGTTTTTAAAGGATATGTTTATCCTGAATGGAGGTACTGTTCATGGGACTGCGTGAGAAACTGGAACTGCTGGGCGTCAGCAGAAGGGACTTTCTGAAATTCTGTACAGCCGTGAGCGCTACGCTGGCTCTTCCGCCGGCTATGGCTCCCAAAGTTGCCGAGGCTCTGGAGGACGACAACCGTCCGCCTGTTATCTGGCTTGAGTTTCAGAGCTGCTCGGGCGATTCCGAATCACTGCTCCGTTCAGGGCGTCCCAAGGCGGGGGATCTCGTGCTTGACGTGATCTCTCTTGATTATGCCGAGGTGCTCATGGCAGCCGCCGGACATTATGCAGAGCAGGCAAAGCATGACTCAATGGAAAAAAATAAAGGCAAATATGTTCTCATAGTCGAAGGCTCAATCCCCGTGGATGAAGACGGCATATACTGCTGCATAGCGGGCGATACCGCAGTGAACCATCTTAAAAAAGCCGCCGCAGGCGCCGCCATGGTGATAGCTGTGGGCAACTGCGCCAGTTTCGGCGGAATCCCCGCCGCGTACCCCAATCCCACGGGAGCTAAGGGCGTTGCCGATCTCGTCAGAGGCGTTCCGGTTGTGAATCTTCCCGGCTGTCCGATGAACTGTGACAACCTCACCGCCCTCATCGTACATTACCTGATTTTCGGCACTCTTCCCGCCCTTGATAATCAGCTCCGTCCGAAATTTGCCCACGGCAAGCGCATACACGACAACTGCGAAAGGAGAGGTCACTTTGACGCCGGTCAGTATGTGGAAAAATGGGGCGACGAAGCGCACAGGCAGGGCTGGTGTCTCTATAAAATGGGCTGCAAAGGTCCGCAGACATGGCACAACTGCCCCACTCTCCGCTGGAATGACGGTCTGAGCTGGCCTGTTATGGCAGGTCACGGCTGTGTGGGCTGCTCCGAACCCGGCTTCATAGACACTATGAGCCCGTTCTACAGAAGACTGCCCGAAGTTCCGGGCTTCGGCGTGGAATCCAGCGCTACAAGCATCGGTCTGAAGCTTGTGGGCGTGGCTACGGCGTTCTTTGCCGTTCACGGCGTGGTGAGCGTCATCCGCAACCGTGGTGCAGTTAAAAAGGTGGAAGAAGAGTACTACGAAAAAGAAGAAAAGTAGGCGAGGTGTTTAAATGGCTGACAGAATTGTCG is a genomic window of Geovibrio thiophilus containing:
- the argB gene encoding acetylglutamate kinase translates to MEELIRKADVLIEALPYIQKFYGKTIVIKYGGHAMVDEELKLSFANDIVLMKYIGIRPIIVHGGGPQIGDMLKKLNIKTEFVSGMRITDAETMNVVEMVLAGKINKDIVRLINKNGGVAIGLSGKDGNLIRAEKLRLEDDPAFIRTPEIIDLGHVGRVKSVNVGVLEKLADSYIPVIAPVGVGDDYEAYNINADLVAGSIAAALKAEKLVLLTDVPYVMDKEKKRISTIHLDDVDKMKLDEVVTGGMIPKVDCAAEAVRGGVKKAHIIDGRVQHSVLLEMFTTSGIGTQIVE
- a CDS encoding protein-L-isoaspartate(D-aspartate) O-methyltransferase, yielding MHRNLIPQSFITDIVAPACGSDKRILEAFLTTPRAKFIDEAMCRRPYADDALPIGFGQTISKPSTVALMTKALQVDKNHRVLEIGSGSGFQAAILSRLCARVYTVERIPELYRRAMSIIHKMRIINIKFKLDDGNLGWAENGPYDRIIATAEAKDLPPELIAQLAEGGIMLIPLGGSIIEIVKENGETRRRKIADCSFVDFVCGK
- a CDS encoding sigma-70 family RNA polymerase sigma factor, with translation MINDDILQKSEPEIDEETDVEIDISIDIEEEVVQIEVEDIKPDYNSEDLEVFKIYLNEISRYPVLTREEEVDLAKGIEQSDRAAKEMMIKCNLRLVVSIAKKYINRGMNLVDLVEEGNIGLLKAVEKFDYTKGFKFSTYATWWIRQAIERAIINQCRMVRIPVHMSENISKVLKVQADLQQKFGREPSILEISTAAKMPLSALKKVFDAIKQDTSLDMPVGGDESSTLHEFIADDEKYLDPYMKIESESKKDTIFKWLTFLSDNEREIIIRRYGLSGNDPETLEAIGADLGITRERVRQIEKRVLSKLRNLLKTKNISLEELL
- a CDS encoding M24 family metallopeptidase, with amino-acid sequence MTFTPEELAHRLEKFRTNLTKQDAGWEKAVLMDRINNYYFTGTLQNGVLVVPRDGAAVFYVRRSFERAVEESAFPEIIPFKSFKELKLESGGTLYCDMEKIPLAHFERFGKYFTFEKVKSADLAVAKAMAVKSAAELELMEACGEIHRGVLEEFIPSVLREGMSEVELGALVQGEMLRRGHHAVTRTGGFGSELHLGLFCFGESALYFNTFDGPGGIRGLHPAVPLFGNHHIKLKKHSPVFVDIGCNVGGYHTDKTCIYTIGSLPAQAMEFHEVCVSMQNKAAAMLKPGALPSEVFRRHIEGVGEEFLREYNGFGVGKVKFLGHGIGLHIDQYPVLAEGFEEPIEENMVLAVEPKRGIAGLGMVGVENTFVVTPDGGRSITGHRFGVIEV
- a CDS encoding radical SAM protein, which produces MAGRYIFGPVPSRRLGRSLGIDIIPSKICSLDCVYCEVGKTTELSCGREKYFNTDDIIDEFRREYVKEQNSLDVLTVTGSGEPTLNKNLAEIAGRIKEISSHPLAILTNSTTITDPDVREALMLFDIVVPSLDAATDRAFQAVNRPAPELDINEINRALADFTHSFSGKIYLEVLLVKGINNTKEEMAAIAEVIKQCRYDMVQVNTVFRPPAYSGTRGLNEEELIDAFLFFKDFGINVEPVGNFVKALSKGADENLPERIAALLRMRPCTVREICAVFGSEETAVSDIIEDMLESGLIEEKIFGTEHFYFGKAL
- a CDS encoding hydrogenase small subunit, whose product is MEVLFMGLREKLELLGVSRRDFLKFCTAVSATLALPPAMAPKVAEALEDDNRPPVIWLEFQSCSGDSESLLRSGRPKAGDLVLDVISLDYAEVLMAAAGHYAEQAKHDSMEKNKGKYVLIVEGSIPVDEDGIYCCIAGDTAVNHLKKAAAGAAMVIAVGNCASFGGIPAAYPNPTGAKGVADLVRGVPVVNLPGCPMNCDNLTALIVHYLIFGTLPALDNQLRPKFAHGKRIHDNCERRGHFDAGQYVEKWGDEAHRQGWCLYKMGCKGPQTWHNCPTLRWNDGLSWPVMAGHGCVGCSEPGFIDTMSPFYRRLPEVPGFGVESSATSIGLKLVGVATAFFAVHGVVSVIRNRGAVKKVEEEYYEKEEK